GACCGGCGTCGTCGGACCGATCGCCGGCGCGGTGGCCCTGCTGCTGTCCGTCGCCGCGATGGTGGTCGTCCGCCGGCGCGCCCGCCGTGTCACGGAGGACGAGGCCCCGGCGCTCATGCGTCCCTGATCACCGTTCCGAACAGTGTCTTTCCACTCTGCACAGGAGTATGCTTGCCGATAGGCAAATAAATTCGGAGGTGGTTCCATGTCTGAACTCACGGACAGCACCCCTCGATCCGAAACTCCTCCGTTCGACGCGGAAGACGTCCATCGTCTGCGTATCGCGATCGGACGGATCTCCCGCCGCATGGGCATGTTCGCCTCGGAGGAAGGGCTGACGCGTTCGCAGTCGACCCTCCTCACGACCGTCGCCCGCCACGAGACGATCGGAGTCCGCGACCTCGCGGAGATCGAAGGGCTCAACCCCACCATGTGTTCGCGCATGGTGGGCAAACTCGAAGACGCCGGGTTGCTCACCCGGTCCCCCGACACCGACGACAAGCGTGTCGTCCGCGTCCACATCACTCCCGCCGGTGCCGCACTCTCGGCGGAACTGCGCGACCGCCGCACCGCCCTGTTCGCCCGTCACCTCACCGAACTGAGCGACCGGCACCTCGAAGCTCTGCACGACGCACTGCCCGCCCTCGAGGCACTCTCGCAGCGCGTCGCCGATTCACCGCGCCCCTCCGCCGAGAGGGGTCGCCCGTGACAATGCTCGCCGACATCAGAGGACAGACCTTCGCCGCCCTGCGCGGCCCCAACTTCCGCCTCTACATCAGCGGCCAGGCCGTCTCGCTCATCGGCACGTGGATGCAGACGGTCGCGCAGTCGTGGCTCGTCCTGCAGCTCACCGGCTCCGCGACCGCCATCGGCATCGTGCTCGCACTGCAGACCGTGCCGATGCTGCTGCTCGGCCCCTACGGCGGCGTGGTCGCCGACCGCTCCGACAAACGCCGGCTCATGATCGGGTTGCAGACCCTCATGGGTGTGCAGGCCCTGATCCTGGGGCTGCTCGTCGTCACCGACACGATCGCCCTGTGGCACGTCTACGTCCTGGCGGTCGCGCTCGGCCTCAACCAGTGCTTCGAGAACCCCGCCCGACAGTCGTTCATGCTCGAACTGGTCGGTCCGGAGGATCTGCGGAACGCCGTGAGCCTGCAGTCGGTCCTCGCCTCGTGCTCCCGCATGATCGGCCCGGCCGTCGCCGGCCTGGTCATCGCCGCGGGCGGACTCGGCGTGTGCTTCCTGCTCAACGCCGCGAGCTTCGTTGCCGTCGTCACCTCCTTGCTGCGACTCGACGTCTCCCGGCTCCAGCGCTCCCCCGCCGCCGCCCGCGCGAAGGGACAGCTGCGTGAGGGTTTCGCCTACGTCCGCAGCACGCCCGACCTGGCCGTCCCGCTGTCGATGATGGCGCTCGTCGGATGTCTGGCCTTCGAGTTCCAGGTGGTTCTGCCGGTCCTGGCCGACCACACCTTCGCTGCCGGTGCCGGGGCCTACGGCTTCCTCACCGCCGCGATGGGCGCCGGATCGGTGGTGGGGGGCCTCGCCGTCGCCACCTGGGGTCGCACCGGAACCCGGCCGCTGATCCTCACCTCCCTCGCGTTCGGCATCGCCATGGCGGTCGCCGCCGCGGCCCCGAACCTGACCACGCTCATCGTGCTCATGGTGATCGTGGGCGCACTGAGCGTGACGTTCACGTCCACCACCAACAGTTCGCTGCAACTCGCCTCCGCGCCGACGATGCGCGGACGGGTGATGGCCCTGTGGTCGGTCGCCTTCCTCGGCTCCACGGCCATCGGCGGTCCCATCGCCGGATGGGTCTGCGAGCAGTGGGGTGGCCGGGCCGGATTGCTGCTCGGTGCCGTCGCGTGTCTCGTCGCCGCGGCGATGGGAGTCGTCGCACTGCGCCGCCGGACCGCGACCCCCGCGGAACCCGCGGCCGTCACCGGTTAGGGTTCGTGACGAACGACACTCACACGGGACAGGAGATACGAACAGTGGAGATTCAGGGATCCGCCGCACTGGTGACCGGTGCCGCATCCGGTCTCGGCGCCGCAACCGCACGCCGTCTCGCCGACGCCGGAGCCACCGTCTTCGGCCTCGACCTGCAGCAGTCCATCGACCGCGTCGGCGATGCCGCACCCGCGGGTGTCACGCTCCTCGCGACCGATGTGACCAGCGGCGACGAGGTGCAGGCCGCCGTCGACCGCATCGTCGAGTCGGGTGTTCCGCTGCGCATCGTCGTCAACTGCGCCGGTGTCGGCTGGGCCGGCCGCATCCTGTCGAAGAACGGCCCGCACGACCTCGAGCTGTTCCGCACGGTCATCACCGTCAACCTGCTCGGCACCTTCAACGTCATGCGCCTCGCGGCCGACGCGATCTCCAAGACCGAGACGGTCGACGAGTCGGGTCAGCGCGGCGTCGTCATCAACACCGCCTCGGTGGCGGCGTTCGAGGGCCAGATCGGTCAGATCGCGTACTCCGCGTCGAAGGGTGGCGTGCACGGCATGACCGTTCCCGCCGCACGCGACCTCGCGCAGTTCGGCATCCGCGTCAACACCATCGCCCCCGGCATCGTCGACACCCCGATGCTCGCCGGTGTCACCGAGGAGTACCGCAAGGGCCTCGAGGCCGGTGTGCCGTTCCCGTCGCGGCTCGCCCAGCCCGCCGAGTACGCGCAGCTCGCGCAGATGATCGTCGAGCACGACTACCTCAACGGTGAGACCATCCGCATGGACGGCGCGCTGCGCATGGCGCCGCGGTAACCCTTCCTCCGGTAACCCCGCCTCTTCCGTGCGCGTTTCCGGCAGTTCCGGCTGCCGGGAACGCGCACATGCGTTAGACCGGACCCATGCGGATCGTTCTCGCCGTGGTGCTCGTCGTCGCGCTCGTCGGCGTCGCCGGGTGGGCGCTGCAACGACGCCTGATCTACCTGCCCGACAGCTCCACTCCCCCGTCCGCCGCGACCGTCCTGCCCGGTGCGGAGGACGTCGTGCTCACCACCTCCGACGGTCTCGCGCTCGACGCCTGGTTCGTGCCCGGTCGCGCTCCCGACGGCCCCGGAGCCGGCTTCACGGTTCTCCTCGCTCCCGGTAACGGCGGCAACCGACTCGGCCGCGTCGACACCGCCGCCGACCTCGCCGCGGCGGGTTTCTCGACGCTCCTGTTCGACTACCGCGGGTACGGCGGCAATCCCGGCGCCCCCACCGAGGAGGGTCTCGCCGCCGACGCCCGCGCGGCCCTCGAGCATCTCCGTTCACGCGACGACGTCGACCCCGCCCGGGTGCTGTACTTCGGGGAGAGCCTCGGCTGCGCCGTGGTCACCGCGCTCGCCGTCGACGAACCTCCCGCCGGGATGCTGCTGCGCTCGCCGTTCACCGATCTCGCCGCCGTGGCCCGGCACCACTATCCCTTCGTGCCCGCCGCACTGTTGAAGGACGAGT
This window of the Rhodococcus pyridinivorans genome carries:
- a CDS encoding MarR family winged helix-turn-helix transcriptional regulator yields the protein MSELTDSTPRSETPPFDAEDVHRLRIAIGRISRRMGMFASEEGLTRSQSTLLTTVARHETIGVRDLAEIEGLNPTMCSRMVGKLEDAGLLTRSPDTDDKRVVRVHITPAGAALSAELRDRRTALFARHLTELSDRHLEALHDALPALEALSQRVADSPRPSAERGRP
- a CDS encoding MFS transporter, encoding MTMLADIRGQTFAALRGPNFRLYISGQAVSLIGTWMQTVAQSWLVLQLTGSATAIGIVLALQTVPMLLLGPYGGVVADRSDKRRLMIGLQTLMGVQALILGLLVVTDTIALWHVYVLAVALGLNQCFENPARQSFMLELVGPEDLRNAVSLQSVLASCSRMIGPAVAGLVIAAGGLGVCFLLNAASFVAVVTSLLRLDVSRLQRSPAAARAKGQLREGFAYVRSTPDLAVPLSMMALVGCLAFEFQVVLPVLADHTFAAGAGAYGFLTAAMGAGSVVGGLAVATWGRTGTRPLILTSLAFGIAMAVAAAAPNLTTLIVLMVIVGALSVTFTSTTNSSLQLASAPTMRGRVMALWSVAFLGSTAIGGPIAGWVCEQWGGRAGLLLGAVACLVAAAMGVVALRRRTATPAEPAAVTG
- a CDS encoding SDR family NAD(P)-dependent oxidoreductase; protein product: MEIQGSAALVTGAASGLGAATARRLADAGATVFGLDLQQSIDRVGDAAPAGVTLLATDVTSGDEVQAAVDRIVESGVPLRIVVNCAGVGWAGRILSKNGPHDLELFRTVITVNLLGTFNVMRLAADAISKTETVDESGQRGVVINTASVAAFEGQIGQIAYSASKGGVHGMTVPAARDLAQFGIRVNTIAPGIVDTPMLAGVTEEYRKGLEAGVPFPSRLAQPAEYAQLAQMIVEHDYLNGETIRMDGALRMAPR
- a CDS encoding alpha/beta hydrolase is translated as MRIVLAVVLVVALVGVAGWALQRRLIYLPDSSTPPSAATVLPGAEDVVLTTSDGLALDAWFVPGRAPDGPGAGFTVLLAPGNGGNRLGRVDTAADLAAAGFSTLLFDYRGYGGNPGAPTEEGLAADARAALEHLRSRDDVDPARVLYFGESLGCAVVTALAVDEPPAGMLLRSPFTDLAAVARHHYPFVPAALLKDEFPVAELVGHIDVPITVVYGTADSIVPPAQSSAVADAARWLHERVELDGLEHNDPPMFGAPVVDALIRLRAGL